The following are encoded together in the Micromonospora lupini genome:
- a CDS encoding glycoside hydrolase family 27 protein, with protein sequence MRLNRQLTAALAVLGLGLASPTPAMAGPPQAGSPQAGLPQPGHGPGRPGHTPASAGAEDQGAPTFFDSGLAPTPYQGWNTYFGLGGDPTEAEVRSVADYMVHSGLRDAGYTYVWIDGNWAALTPRDEAGKLVADPARFPGGMAALAAYIHSLGMKAGIYTDAGPYLPGQCGLGSNGHYQADIAQFAGWGFDALKADWLCGRAAGLDPEATFRELAQAVRESPRPMLLNICNPVSSDWGGGPYTPEQLSTWSYTYAPTIADSWRTYTDVGLTDPSPQWAYPWVLRNMDVNAYHPAATGPGHYNDPDYLLPMRPLPDGGYELSLDESKTQLGMWAIMAAPLVIGSDPRGLPSEMISALTNPEIVAVDQDPLVRQGVKVTDTGTDAQVWSKVLTGPGKRAVALLNRHDTAQQITVTFADVALGGSVRVRDLWARADVDAQPNTPGVQPFTGSYTVEVPAHGVAMLGLTGTDQVAGANLGGTASASPALVRVDDTHAMAFVRDAQGALAVNTRSGTTWGTVWTSLGGPVGGRILGQPAAYASPNGRIDVFVRGTDNAAWQRSYVAGRWGPWQSLGGTLTDGPTVAWTSPTQWTLVVRGADGKLWSRTPTSGWSGIGAPDDRPVYGRPSAVVDDAGVVHVAVRGRTDEVWWRSRTGTTWSAWTNLGGTTSGSPTLLATAGRVYLFALAADNRLWQRNLTDGAWGGWFRRGEFATDAFRGAPGAAAGANGSAWLAVRGADDRVHQIVL encoded by the coding sequence ATGCGCCTGAACCGACAGCTGACCGCTGCCCTGGCCGTGCTCGGCCTGGGCCTGGCCAGCCCCACGCCAGCCATGGCCGGCCCCCCGCAGGCCGGCTCCCCGCAGGCCGGCCTGCCGCAGCCCGGTCACGGTCCCGGTCGTCCCGGTCACACGCCGGCCAGTGCCGGAGCCGAGGACCAGGGCGCGCCCACGTTCTTCGACAGTGGGCTCGCCCCGACGCCCTACCAGGGCTGGAACACCTACTTCGGCCTCGGTGGCGACCCCACCGAGGCCGAAGTACGGTCGGTCGCCGACTACATGGTCCACAGTGGCCTGCGCGACGCCGGCTACACGTACGTCTGGATCGACGGCAACTGGGCGGCACTCACCCCGCGCGACGAGGCTGGCAAGCTCGTCGCCGACCCCGCCCGCTTCCCCGGTGGGATGGCCGCGCTTGCCGCGTACATCCACAGCTTGGGGATGAAGGCCGGCATCTACACCGACGCCGGCCCGTACCTGCCGGGGCAGTGTGGGCTCGGCAGCAACGGCCACTACCAGGCCGACATCGCCCAGTTCGCCGGCTGGGGCTTCGACGCCCTCAAGGCCGACTGGCTGTGCGGCCGGGCCGCCGGCCTCGACCCGGAGGCCACGTTCCGCGAGCTGGCGCAGGCGGTACGCGAGTCGCCCCGGCCGATGCTGCTCAACATCTGCAACCCGGTCAGCTCGGACTGGGGTGGCGGCCCGTACACCCCGGAGCAGCTCTCCACCTGGAGCTACACGTACGCGCCGACCATCGCCGACTCGTGGCGGACGTACACCGACGTGGGGCTCACCGACCCGAGCCCGCAGTGGGCGTACCCGTGGGTGCTGCGCAACATGGACGTCAACGCGTACCACCCGGCGGCCACCGGGCCGGGGCACTACAACGACCCGGACTACCTGTTGCCGATGCGCCCGCTGCCCGACGGCGGGTACGAGCTGAGCCTGGACGAGTCCAAGACGCAGCTCGGCATGTGGGCCATCATGGCCGCGCCGCTGGTGATCGGCTCCGACCCGCGCGGCCTGCCGAGCGAGATGATCTCGGCGCTGACCAACCCGGAGATCGTCGCGGTGGACCAGGACCCGCTGGTCCGACAGGGCGTCAAGGTCACCGACACCGGCACCGACGCGCAGGTGTGGAGCAAGGTGCTCACCGGGCCCGGGAAGCGGGCGGTAGCGCTGCTCAACAGGCACGACACCGCCCAGCAGATCACCGTGACCTTCGCCGACGTCGCGCTCGGCGGATCGGTCCGCGTCCGCGACCTGTGGGCCCGCGCCGACGTGGACGCGCAGCCGAACACGCCGGGCGTCCAGCCGTTCACCGGCTCGTACACAGTCGAGGTCCCGGCGCACGGCGTGGCCATGCTCGGCCTCACCGGCACCGACCAGGTCGCCGGTGCCAACCTCGGTGGCACCGCAAGCGCCAGCCCCGCGCTGGTCCGGGTGGACGACACGCACGCCATGGCCTTCGTCCGCGACGCGCAGGGCGCGCTGGCGGTCAACACCCGCTCCGGTACGACGTGGGGGACCGTGTGGACCTCGCTCGGCGGCCCGGTCGGCGGTCGGATCCTCGGCCAGCCGGCCGCGTACGCCTCGCCGAACGGGCGGATCGACGTGTTCGTCCGTGGCACCGACAACGCGGCCTGGCAACGCAGCTACGTCGCCGGTAGGTGGGGACCGTGGCAGAGCCTCGGCGGCACGCTTACCGACGGCCCGACTGTGGCGTGGACCAGCCCGACGCAGTGGACGCTCGTCGTCCGTGGCGCTGACGGCAAGCTCTGGTCGCGTACCCCGACCAGCGGCTGGAGCGGCATCGGCGCTCCCGATGACCGGCCGGTCTACGGCCGGCCGAGCGCGGTCGTCGACGACGCCGGCGTGGTGCACGTCGCCGTGCGCGGCCGCACCGACGAGGTGTGGTGGCGCAGCCGGACCGGCACCACCTGGTCGGCCTGGACCAACCTCGGCGGCACCACGAGCGGCAGCCCGACGCTGCTCGCCACCGCCGGGCGGGTCTACCTGTTCGCGCTGGCCGCCGACAACCGGCTGTGGCAGCGCAACCTGACCGACGGGGCGTGGGGCGGCTGGTTCCGTCGCGGCGAGTTCGCCACCGACGCGTTCCGGGGCGCCCCGGGGGCCGCCGCGGGCGCCAACGGCAGCGCCTGGCTGGCCGTGCGCGGCGCGGACGACCGGGTACACCAGATCGTCCTCTGA
- a CDS encoding GNAT family N-acetyltransferase → MDDASRGIRIRPGGPADAPAVLNMLDSAVIWMNARGNTEQWGTTPFSEKPGGVEMVDRYLTENLPYIAELDGVPAAALVLDSGPNPQAPIAPAEEPERYVRLLVSDRRFAGRHLGSALLAQAVKETRRAGVRLLRVDCWAGGGGELVAFYERHGFTATETFQAGAWPGQVLAQRLG, encoded by the coding sequence ATGGACGACGCCTCCCGTGGCATACGTATCAGACCCGGTGGCCCGGCAGACGCACCCGCCGTACTGAACATGCTCGACTCGGCGGTGATCTGGATGAACGCTCGCGGCAATACCGAGCAGTGGGGCACGACGCCGTTCTCGGAGAAGCCCGGCGGGGTCGAGATGGTCGATCGGTACCTGACGGAGAACCTTCCATACATCGCGGAGCTGGACGGCGTGCCGGCCGCAGCCCTGGTGTTGGACTCCGGGCCCAATCCGCAGGCACCGATCGCGCCCGCGGAAGAGCCCGAGCGGTACGTCCGCCTGCTGGTTTCCGACCGACGATTCGCCGGTCGACACCTCGGGTCGGCCCTGCTGGCACAAGCCGTGAAGGAGACCCGGCGAGCCGGCGTGCGGCTGCTACGGGTCGACTGCTGGGCGGGCGGCGGCGGCGAGTTGGTCGCCTTCTACGAGCGTCACGGGTTCACGGCCACCGAAACCTTCCAGGCTGGAGCCTGGCCGGGGCAGGTGCTGGCCCAGCGCCTCGGCTGA
- a CDS encoding HNH endonuclease signature motif containing protein, producing MVEELTQAESAVVACADTDIWALPTDDLVAALDAAHRIEQRLAAVKLSLIRELDGRGTPAAQGASSTAVWLRERLRLTVPTARRLVDLAAALDTGNPGVRQALADADITLDQARVIADTVDAVRSTAGTTVADKAVGVLVEWAGQFDPTLLRKLSMRILDHVAPEVADAAAKAALEAEARRAARDRHVTLSTLTDGRLRLTGTLDTETAGLLRAAIDPLTAPSGPDDQRSPGQRRHDALADLCRLTLRTGELPEHGGEVAQLVVTTSFDGLVGQLDAGTLDTGLGLTPESVRRLACDAAILPAVLGGGGQVLDLGRQRRLVTGALRRALVLRDGGCAFPGCDRPPRWCDAHHIHHWADGGGTSLANAVLLCGHHHRHIHHGDWTVRLAGDSRPEFTPPAWLDPDQLPRRNQYHRRT from the coding sequence ATGGTGGAGGAGTTGACGCAGGCCGAGAGCGCCGTGGTGGCCTGCGCCGACACCGACATCTGGGCCCTCCCCACGGACGACCTCGTTGCCGCGCTCGATGCGGCGCACCGCATCGAGCAACGCCTCGCCGCCGTCAAACTCTCGCTGATCCGCGAGCTGGACGGCCGGGGCACACCCGCCGCGCAGGGAGCGTCCTCCACGGCGGTGTGGCTCCGCGAACGACTGCGCCTCACCGTCCCCACCGCCCGTCGCCTCGTCGACCTCGCCGCGGCGCTCGACACCGGGAATCCAGGGGTACGACAGGCATTGGCCGATGCCGACATCACGCTCGATCAGGCCCGGGTCATCGCCGACACCGTCGACGCCGTGCGGAGCACCGCCGGCACGACGGTCGCCGACAAGGCGGTGGGTGTGCTCGTGGAATGGGCCGGGCAGTTCGACCCGACCCTGCTCCGCAAGCTGAGCATGCGAATCCTCGACCACGTCGCACCGGAGGTGGCCGACGCCGCCGCGAAGGCCGCGCTAGAGGCTGAGGCGCGCCGAGCCGCCCGCGACCGCCACGTCACTCTCTCCACGCTCACCGACGGCCGCCTCCGACTCACCGGCACCCTCGACACCGAAACCGCCGGCCTGCTGCGCGCCGCCATCGACCCCCTGACCGCGCCGTCAGGTCCCGATGATCAGCGCTCTCCCGGGCAACGCCGACACGATGCGCTCGCTGACCTGTGCCGGCTCACGCTGCGCACCGGCGAACTACCGGAACACGGCGGCGAGGTCGCTCAGCTTGTCGTCACCACCAGCTTCGACGGCCTCGTGGGACAACTCGACGCGGGCACACTGGACACCGGCCTCGGGCTGACCCCGGAATCGGTCCGCCGGCTCGCCTGCGACGCCGCCATCCTGCCCGCCGTCCTCGGCGGCGGCGGCCAGGTCCTCGACCTCGGCCGTCAACGTCGGCTCGTCACCGGCGCACTCCGCCGGGCACTCGTCCTCCGTGACGGTGGGTGCGCCTTCCCCGGCTGCGACCGCCCACCACGCTGGTGCGACGCCCATCACATCCACCACTGGGCCGACGGCGGCGGCACCAGCCTCGCGAACGCCGTTCTGCTCTGCGGCCATCACCACCGGCACATCCACCACGGCGACTGGACCGTCCGATTGGCCGGCGACAGCCGCCCCGAGTTCACCCCACCCGCCTGGCTCGACCCCGACCAACTCCCCCGCCGCAACCAATACCACCGCCGCACGTAG
- a CDS encoding winged helix-turn-helix transcriptional regulator has product MEDLRDDRDSWSMENCSVARAMDIVGSRSTILILREALLGTRRFDDFVHRVGVGEPAMAARLKDMVAAGLLERIPYREPGQRTRHEYQLTRKGHELLPVITALRNWGDTWSADEAGPGILATHHDCGEPVRAVLRCAAGHDVESGDIDITAGPGLIRRN; this is encoded by the coding sequence ATGGAGGACCTACGGGACGACCGCGACTCCTGGTCGATGGAGAACTGTTCCGTCGCACGGGCCATGGACATCGTGGGCAGCCGTTCGACGATTCTGATCCTGCGCGAGGCACTGCTCGGCACGCGTCGTTTCGACGACTTCGTCCACCGGGTCGGCGTCGGCGAGCCCGCCATGGCGGCCCGCCTCAAGGACATGGTCGCCGCCGGCCTGCTCGAACGGATCCCGTACCGGGAGCCGGGACAACGCACCCGCCACGAGTACCAACTCACCCGCAAGGGTCACGAACTGCTGCCGGTCATCACCGCGCTGCGCAACTGGGGCGACACCTGGAGCGCCGACGAAGCCGGCCCCGGCATCCTCGCCACCCACCACGACTGCGGCGAACCAGTCCGTGCGGTGCTCCGCTGCGCAGCCGGACACGACGTCGAGAGCGGCGACATCGACATCACCGCCGGACCGGGCCTGATCCGCCGCAACTGA
- a CDS encoding MFS transporter, with protein sequence MTTSSTAPTGPASSTAPTGPAVATRTSVRGSRPVTLIAMCLGAMITFLQITATVSALTTIQADLRVDPTTVIWIPSAYTLVVASLVLSAATLGNRYGRRSMFGAGVVAMIVGGAVVASAPTVAWVIVGQLVAGLGGAMILPNSLAILGATFTDPHRRTEVITAWSAASGIGLAIGPLIAGALLRHHSWHSVYLSVIVLGVVTLVVAAIGVAESRPSAGRLDLPGLLLGTVAIAAAVYAMIQGGRDGYASPVVGTAWVVSAVALVTFVLVELRTSTPMLDVRLFRSASFSAVMVVAAVSLFGFTGVAILLVLFHERAQALSPLDTGWRMLVLFGAYVLVAFAAGRTIRRTGFKAPLTLGLVLGAAASFGLAAQGPTTTFEHRWALFVLFGAASGLVVAPATAAALASVAPAQAGMASGAVNASRQVGSVLGSSLLGTLLTTTMVADLPDRLAAHQVGEPTRTAVQAAVAAGATGDQPLPDPVRAALAEAMTSGVQAGLRISGIVFLVTAVLALTLIRNRPHQR encoded by the coding sequence GTGACCACCAGCAGCACGGCCCCGACCGGGCCGGCCAGCAGCACGGCCCCGACCGGGCCGGCCGTCGCCACCCGTACGTCCGTTCGCGGCTCTCGGCCGGTGACCCTGATCGCCATGTGTCTGGGCGCGATGATCACCTTCCTGCAGATCACTGCGACGGTCTCCGCCCTGACCACCATCCAGGCCGACCTTCGGGTCGACCCGACCACGGTGATCTGGATCCCCAGCGCCTACACCCTCGTCGTGGCGAGTCTGGTGCTGTCCGCCGCGACCCTGGGCAACCGGTACGGCCGCAGGAGCATGTTCGGTGCCGGCGTCGTCGCGATGATCGTCGGCGGCGCCGTAGTGGCCAGCGCCCCCACCGTGGCGTGGGTGATCGTCGGTCAGCTGGTCGCGGGCCTCGGCGGCGCCATGATCCTGCCGAACAGCCTGGCGATCCTCGGTGCCACGTTCACCGACCCGCACCGCCGGACCGAGGTCATCACCGCCTGGTCGGCCGCCTCCGGCATCGGGCTGGCGATCGGCCCGCTCATCGCAGGCGCGCTGCTGCGTCACCATTCGTGGCACAGCGTCTACCTGTCGGTGATCGTGCTGGGTGTGGTCACCCTCGTTGTCGCCGCGATCGGGGTGGCCGAGTCGCGGCCCAGCGCCGGACGACTCGACCTGCCCGGTCTGCTGCTCGGCACCGTCGCCATCGCCGCCGCCGTCTACGCCATGATCCAGGGCGGACGCGACGGCTACGCCAGCCCCGTCGTGGGGACCGCCTGGGTCGTCTCGGCCGTCGCGCTGGTCACGTTCGTCCTGGTCGAGCTGCGGACCAGCACACCGATGCTTGACGTACGGCTGTTCCGCTCGGCGTCGTTCAGCGCCGTCATGGTCGTCGCCGCGGTGTCGCTGTTCGGCTTCACCGGCGTGGCGATCCTGCTTGTCCTCTTCCACGAGCGTGCCCAGGCGCTCAGCCCGCTGGACACCGGCTGGCGGATGCTTGTGCTCTTCGGCGCGTACGTGCTCGTGGCCTTCGCCGCCGGCCGGACCATCCGGCGCACCGGGTTCAAGGCGCCACTCACCCTGGGTCTGGTCCTCGGCGCGGCGGCCAGTTTCGGGCTGGCGGCGCAGGGGCCGACCACGACGTTCGAGCACCGCTGGGCGTTGTTCGTGTTGTTCGGCGCCGCCAGCGGGCTGGTGGTGGCCCCGGCCACGGCGGCGGCGCTGGCCAGCGTGGCGCCTGCCCAGGCTGGCATGGCGTCCGGCGCTGTCAACGCCTCCCGTCAGGTCGGCTCGGTGCTGGGCTCGTCCCTGCTGGGCACGCTGCTCACCACCACGATGGTGGCCGACCTGCCCGACCGCCTCGCCGCGCACCAGGTCGGCGAGCCCACCCGTACCGCCGTGCAGGCGGCGGTGGCCGCCGGCGCGACAGGCGACCAGCCGCTGCCCGATCCGGTCCGGGCGGCGCTCGCCGAGGCGATGACCTCCGGAGTCCAGGCCGGTCTGCGGATCAGCGGCATCGTCTTCCTGGTCACGGCCGTGCTCGCGCTCACCCTCATCCGCAACCGCCCGCACCAGCGCTAG
- a CDS encoding oxidoreductase, which translates to MSDNLPGGSLTPADGLTLSRMGYGAMQLAGPGVYGPPRDRTQALAVLREAVDRGVRHIDTSDFYGPVVVNELIREALHPYPEDLHLVTKVGARRGTDRSWIPALAPEELKAQVRDNLQHLGLDVLDVVNLRVGVAEGTGDDPLSEQFGALAELRQEGLIRHLGLSNVTLDQLTEAQAIAPVVTVQNLYNLANRQDDALVDRCAAENIAFAAFFPLGGFTPLQSDILNDVATRVGASPQQVALAWLLQRSPTTALIPGTSTLAHLRENLAAADLTLPADAIAELDTIGA; encoded by the coding sequence GCGACAACCTTCCCGGCGGCTCCCTGACCCCCGCCGATGGCCTCACCCTGAGCCGGATGGGCTACGGGGCGATGCAGCTCGCCGGCCCCGGTGTCTACGGCCCGCCGCGCGACCGCACGCAGGCCCTCGCCGTGCTGCGCGAGGCCGTCGACCGGGGCGTCCGACACATCGACACGAGCGACTTCTACGGCCCGGTGGTGGTGAACGAGCTGATCCGCGAGGCCCTGCACCCGTACCCCGAGGATCTGCACCTGGTCACCAAGGTCGGCGCGCGGCGCGGCACCGACCGCTCCTGGATCCCGGCGCTGGCGCCTGAGGAGCTGAAGGCCCAGGTCCGGGACAACCTCCAACACCTCGGCCTGGACGTCCTCGACGTGGTCAACCTGCGGGTCGGCGTGGCGGAGGGCACCGGCGACGATCCCCTGTCCGAGCAGTTCGGCGCCCTCGCCGAGTTGCGGCAGGAGGGGCTGATCCGGCACCTCGGGCTCAGCAACGTCACGCTCGACCAGCTCACCGAGGCCCAGGCCATCGCCCCGGTGGTCACGGTGCAGAACCTCTACAACCTCGCGAACCGACAGGACGACGCCCTGGTGGACCGGTGCGCGGCGGAGAACATCGCGTTCGCGGCGTTCTTCCCGCTCGGCGGATTCACGCCGTTGCAGTCCGACATCCTCAACGATGTGGCCACCCGGGTTGGCGCCTCGCCACAGCAGGTCGCCCTGGCCTGGCTGCTGCAACGCTCCCCCACCACCGCGCTGATCCCGGGCACGTCCACGCTGGCACACCTGCGGGAGAACCTCGCCGCGGCCGACCTGACGCTGCCGGCCGACGCGATCGCGGAGTTGGACACCATCGGCGCCTGA